The following are from one region of the Brienomyrus brachyistius isolate T26 chromosome 13, BBRACH_0.4, whole genome shotgun sequence genome:
- the LOC125706851 gene encoding ras-related and estrogen-regulated growth inhibitor-like protein, with amino-acid sequence MNDIKLALLGSEGAGKSAILVRFLTKRFIGEYASNASSLYHKRFSIDGRQLNLEVFDPCSEAVQSRCITEEPVEWADGFIVVYDISDRLSFLNAHSALCQIKEARAENCKCEMEVPVCLVGNKQDLCHARQVSKEEGLSLAQENKCFFQEVSAAEDHQEISNLFAKLIRSVMEYLKRRADRRRYSGSKSMAKLINNVFGKRRKSV; translated from the exons ATGAATGACATCAAGCTGGCCCTGCTGGGCAGCGAGGGAGCCGGGAAATCAG CCATCCTTGTGAGGTTCCTGACCAAGCGGTTCATCGGCGAGTACGCCTCTAATGCCA GTTCCTTATACCATAAAAGGTTCTCCATCGATGGCCGACAATTGAATCTGGAAGTTTTTGATCCGTGTTCTGAA GCCGTGCAGAGCAGGTGCATCACGGAGGAACCGGTGGAGTGGGCCGACGGCTTCATCGTGGTGTACGACATTAGTGACCGCCTGTCCTTCCTCAATGCCCATAGCGCACTTTGTCAGATCAAAGAGGCTCGTGCCGAGAACTGCAAATG TGAGATGGAGGTGCCTGTTTGCCTGGTGGGGAACAAGCAGGATCTGTGCCATGCCCGGCAGGTGAGCAAGGAGGAGGGCCTCTCCCTGGCCCAGGAGAACAAGTGCTTCTTCCAGGAGGTCTCTGCAGCTGAAGACCACCAGGAGATCTCGAACCTCTTCGCCAAGCTTATCCGCAGTGTGATGGAATACCTGAAACGCCGGGCCGACCGGCGCCGCTACAGTGGGTCCAAGTCCATGGCAAAACTGATCAACAATGTCTTTGGGAAGAGGAGGAAGTCAGTCTGA